In a genomic window of Vicinamibacterales bacterium:
- a CDS encoding aldolase/citrate lyase family protein, protein MRHLITVVLSSVLAAGGFVAAQTPKARHNKVIALLEAGQPVFGLYAPSNRRFPGGPPGTGRPAGAPGQPVQPARPEVPAKTPADLAREAVAYKLSDFVFDGSMEGNFERAYPAFAEFSKALSGAGIIARTPALHLTHPMIVKSPELRPDLAATQAAIGKQLNLGVSGIMLVTVETADEARAGIAAMRFRSKGGVRPDDVGGAPAVWGMSEAEYRQKADVWPLDPQGELINWTIVESKKGLANLKEIAAVPGIGVLWPGAGTLRGVFSTTGADGTRVLDEPAWENAIQSVLAACKANKLACGFPANASDIETRMKQGFNVFVMNWGDPGFKTVEMGRKIAGRTDTTR, encoded by the coding sequence GTGCGCCATCTCATCACCGTCGTGCTCTCGTCGGTCCTCGCAGCCGGCGGCTTCGTCGCCGCACAGACGCCCAAGGCTCGTCACAACAAGGTGATCGCGCTGCTCGAGGCCGGGCAGCCCGTGTTCGGGCTCTACGCGCCGAGCAACCGTCGCTTCCCGGGGGGGCCTCCGGGGACGGGACGACCCGCCGGCGCGCCCGGGCAGCCGGTCCAGCCCGCGCGTCCGGAGGTTCCGGCCAAGACGCCGGCCGACCTGGCGCGTGAGGCCGTCGCCTACAAGCTGTCGGACTTCGTCTTCGACGGCAGCATGGAAGGCAACTTCGAGCGCGCGTATCCGGCGTTCGCCGAGTTCTCGAAGGCGCTGTCGGGCGCGGGCATCATCGCGCGCACGCCCGCTCTGCACCTCACGCACCCGATGATCGTGAAGTCGCCCGAGCTTCGGCCCGACCTGGCCGCCACGCAGGCCGCCATCGGCAAGCAGCTGAACCTCGGCGTGAGCGGCATCATGCTCGTCACGGTCGAGACCGCCGACGAGGCCCGGGCTGGGATCGCCGCGATGCGCTTCAGGTCCAAGGGCGGCGTCCGGCCAGACGACGTGGGCGGCGCGCCCGCCGTGTGGGGCATGAGCGAGGCCGAGTACCGACAGAAGGCCGACGTGTGGCCGCTCGACCCGCAGGGCGAACTCATCAACTGGACCATCGTCGAGAGCAAGAAGGGGCTCGCGAACCTCAAGGAGATCGCGGCCGTGCCGGGCATCGGCGTGCTGTGGCCGGGCGCGGGCACGCTGCGCGGCGTCTTCAGCACGACCGGCGCCGACGGCACGCGCGTCCTCGACGAGCCCGCGTGGGAGAACGCCATCCAGTCGGTCCTGGCCGCCTGCAAGGCCAACAAGCTGGCCTGCGGGTTCCCGGCCAACGCCTCGGACATCGAGACGCGGATGAAGCAGGGCTTCAACGTGTTCGTCATGAACTGGGGCGATCCCGGCTTCAAGACCGTGGAGATGGGCCGCAAGATCGCCGGCCGCACCGACACCACTCGGTAG
- a CDS encoding CoA transferase yields the protein MSRRTLLDGIVVLDLTQVMAGPYCAMLLADMGARVIKVEPPGGDSTRAMAGATGGESAAFNAVNRGKLGVVLDLGRDDAREAVRRLASSADVLVENFRPGVMARLGLDYPALSAAHPRLIYASISGYGQTGPWAAKGGFDLVAQGVSGIMSVTGEADRPPAKAGIPVTDLGAGLFALAGILAALHYRERTGRGQLVDTSLGDAGLALSVWEATEYFSGRGVPGPLGSAHRMSAPYQAVRCADGYVTLGAANQRTFTKLAALLGHPEWLDDPRFASDTARVAHREELASRIEAVTVTAGRAEWLARLDAAGIPSGPILSYAEAFDTPQARAREMSLEVDHPALGRLRTIGTPLKLSETPLDPGRRAPLLGEHTTEVLGALGYSAAAIDLMRAGGGR from the coding sequence ATGTCCAGGAGAACGTTGCTCGACGGCATAGTGGTGCTCGACCTCACGCAGGTGATGGCGGGGCCTTACTGCGCCATGCTACTGGCGGACATGGGGGCCCGCGTGATCAAAGTGGAGCCTCCGGGCGGCGACTCCACGCGCGCCATGGCCGGCGCGACCGGCGGCGAGAGCGCGGCCTTCAACGCCGTCAACCGCGGAAAGCTGGGCGTCGTGCTCGACCTCGGCCGGGACGACGCGCGCGAGGCCGTGCGGCGCCTGGCGTCGTCGGCCGACGTCCTCGTCGAGAACTTCCGCCCGGGCGTGATGGCGCGCCTCGGCCTCGACTACCCGGCGCTCTCGGCCGCGCATCCGCGCCTCATCTACGCCTCGATTTCTGGCTACGGCCAGACCGGCCCGTGGGCCGCGAAGGGCGGGTTCGATCTGGTCGCCCAGGGGGTGTCCGGCATCATGTCCGTGACGGGCGAGGCTGACCGGCCGCCGGCGAAGGCGGGGATCCCCGTGACGGACCTCGGCGCTGGCCTCTTCGCGCTGGCCGGCATCCTCGCCGCCCTCCACTACCGGGAGCGCACGGGCCGCGGCCAGCTCGTGGACACGTCACTCGGCGATGCGGGCCTGGCCCTGTCGGTGTGGGAGGCCACCGAGTACTTCAGCGGGCGTGGCGTGCCCGGTCCGCTCGGCTCGGCGCACCGCATGAGCGCGCCCTACCAGGCCGTCCGGTGCGCCGACGGCTACGTGACCCTCGGCGCCGCGAACCAGCGGACGTTCACGAAGCTGGCCGCGCTCCTCGGCCACCCCGAGTGGCTCGACGACCCCCGCTTCGCGAGCGACACGGCACGCGTGGCGCACCGCGAGGAACTCGCCTCCCGGATCGAGGCCGTGACCGTCACCGCCGGCCGGGCCGAGTGGCTCGCGCGCCTGGACGCCGCGGGCATCCCCTCGGGCCCGATCCTCAGCTATGCCGAGGCGTTCGACACGCCGCAGGCGCGGGCGCGCGAGATGTCCCTCGAGGTGGACCATCCCGCGCTGGGCCGGCTGCGGACGATCGGCACGCCGCTGAAGCTGTCGGAGACGCCGCTCGATCCCGGCCGTCGCGCGCCGCTCCTGGGCGAACACACGACCGAGGTCCTCGGCGCGCTCGGCTACTCGGCCGCGGCCATCGATCTGATGCGTGCGGGCGGCGGCCGCTAG
- a CDS encoding enoyl-CoA hydratase: protein MPSSNVLLDIDDSVATVTLARPEARNALTWAMYDALVEACDAAVEARARVLIIRGSGDAFSAGTDIAQFDRVRTGEDGVAYERRIGAVVDAVEALNVVTIASVEGPAVGGGCALAVACDLRIAADTARFGVPVARTLGNCLSVENLARLVDLVGTGRATEMLLTGRLVPAEQALDWGLVTRVVSPEDLAAETTALARDLATRAPSTLVATKAMMRRLREVRRPAPGSCDDLVAACYASPWFREGVAAFAERRAPSFR from the coding sequence ATGCCGTCGAGCAACGTTCTCCTGGACATCGATGACTCGGTCGCCACGGTCACGCTGGCGCGGCCCGAGGCGCGGAATGCCCTCACCTGGGCGATGTACGACGCCCTCGTCGAAGCCTGTGACGCGGCCGTGGAGGCGCGCGCGCGCGTGCTCATCATACGAGGTTCCGGCGATGCCTTCTCCGCCGGCACCGACATCGCGCAGTTCGACCGCGTCCGGACGGGCGAGGACGGCGTGGCCTACGAGCGGCGCATCGGCGCGGTGGTCGACGCGGTGGAGGCCTTGAACGTGGTGACGATCGCGTCGGTGGAGGGGCCGGCCGTGGGCGGCGGGTGCGCGCTGGCCGTCGCATGCGACCTGCGCATCGCCGCCGACACGGCGCGCTTCGGCGTGCCCGTCGCGCGGACGCTCGGCAACTGCCTGTCGGTCGAGAACCTGGCGCGGCTCGTGGACCTGGTGGGCACGGGCCGCGCGACCGAGATGCTGCTCACGGGGCGGCTGGTGCCGGCCGAGCAGGCGCTCGACTGGGGCCTCGTGACGCGCGTCGTGTCGCCGGAGGACCTGGCCGCCGAGACCACGGCCCTCGCGCGCGACCTCGCCACGCGCGCGCCGAGCACGCTGGTGGCGACCAAGGCCATGATGCGCCGGCTCCGCGAGGTCCGCCGGCCGGCCCCCGGATCGTGCGACGACCTCGTCGCCGCCTGCTACGCCAGCCCCTGGTTCCGCGAGGGCGTGGCGGCCTTCGCCGAGCGGCGCGCGCCGTCCTTCCGCTGA
- a CDS encoding SLC13 family permease: MNIAWISLAALATAVTLSMVSKVNVGVVSMALAWIVGVYLGGMRYNEVIGAFPIPLFITLVGVTLLFGMAGVNGTLKRLAARAVSLCRGNAGVIPVMFFVVALFLSSIGPGNIATAALLAPMGMAVGAQAGVPPFLSALMLGNGAQAGALSPFAPTGVIVDGILNNIGLTGQEWTTYANNLMAHVVVTFTAYFLFGGWKLFTSHRGADGATLAPHEPFESRHWLTLGALVAVVLAVVLFEVQVGMAAMTAATALSLLKASDEKEAIRQMPWGVVLMVCGVTVLIGVMEKTQGMSLFTDLLASISSPATVNAVVAFATGLVSVYSSTSGVVLPAFLPTVPGLVERLGGGSAMGIASSMVVGGHLVDLSPLSTIGALCIAALPNARREDTDKLFNQLLAWGLSMTIVGTAACWLLF; the protein is encoded by the coding sequence ATGAACATCGCCTGGATCTCACTCGCGGCCCTGGCCACGGCGGTCACCCTGAGCATGGTCAGCAAGGTGAACGTCGGCGTCGTCTCGATGGCGCTCGCCTGGATCGTCGGCGTCTACCTGGGGGGCATGCGCTACAACGAGGTGATCGGGGCCTTCCCGATTCCCCTCTTCATCACGCTGGTCGGCGTCACGCTGCTCTTCGGCATGGCCGGCGTGAACGGCACCCTGAAGCGGCTGGCGGCACGGGCGGTGTCGCTGTGCCGGGGGAATGCCGGGGTCATCCCGGTGATGTTCTTCGTCGTCGCCCTGTTCCTGTCGTCCATCGGTCCAGGCAACATCGCCACGGCCGCGCTCCTCGCGCCCATGGGCATGGCCGTCGGCGCCCAGGCCGGCGTGCCGCCGTTCCTGAGCGCGCTGATGCTCGGCAACGGCGCCCAGGCCGGGGCGCTCTCGCCGTTCGCGCCGACCGGCGTCATCGTGGACGGCATCCTGAACAACATCGGCCTGACGGGCCAGGAATGGACGACCTACGCCAACAACCTCATGGCGCACGTCGTCGTCACCTTCACGGCCTACTTCCTCTTCGGCGGCTGGAAGCTCTTCACGAGCCACCGCGGGGCCGACGGCGCCACCCTCGCCCCGCACGAGCCCTTCGAGAGCCGGCACTGGCTGACGCTCGGCGCGCTGGTGGCCGTGGTCCTCGCGGTGGTGCTCTTCGAGGTGCAGGTGGGCATGGCGGCCATGACGGCCGCCACGGCGCTCTCGCTCCTGAAGGCCAGCGACGAGAAGGAAGCCATCCGCCAGATGCCGTGGGGCGTCGTCCTGATGGTGTGCGGCGTCACGGTGCTCATCGGCGTCATGGAGAAGACCCAGGGGATGTCGCTGTTCACGGACCTCCTGGCCAGCATCTCGTCGCCCGCGACCGTGAACGCCGTCGTGGCGTTCGCCACCGGCCTGGTCTCGGTCTACAGCAGCACGTCCGGCGTGGTGCTGCCGGCCTTCCTGCCCACGGTGCCGGGACTGGTCGAGCGCCTGGGCGGCGGCAGCGCCATGGGCATCGCCTCGTCGATGGTCGTCGGCGGACACCTGGTGGATCTCTCGCCGCTGTCGACGATTGGCGCCCTGTGCATCGCGGCGCTGCCCAACGCGCGGCGGGAAGACACGGACAAGCTGTTCAACCAGCTGCTGGCGTGGGGCCTGTCGATGACCATCGTCGGCACGGCCGCGTGCTGGCTGCTCTTCTGA